DNA from Balaenoptera acutorostrata chromosome 14, mBalAcu1.1, whole genome shotgun sequence:
CTTGGACGAAACAACATGCTAACATTTTGGGGATAAAGTTTTGAAAATACCACTCTGGTCATTGTGAGCCTACCATCCTGGCATGCATAAACGGtcagttctttaaaaattgaGCTATTGTGAGAACTGAAATCAAGTAGGAGAAAGAACCAGAGTGGTAGCAGATTGCATTTGAAAATTTCCtggctctctcctcctctctgatATGAGATGTGGCAGAATAAGTGTTTTACCCAAAGactcatttttgtatccattgtTATGTAGCCAAGAAGGATCTCTTCACTTTGATGTAGCTATTCAGTTTACAAACTAAAGAGAAGGATTATTTATTACTATTCATGAGTTGTGGCTAATTTAGAGGCCCAGATGGGGGGAGAAATAAGACATTATCTCTTCCCTTCTAGATAAAGTTTGCTGCACCAAAATGTTATACTTTAAAGTACTAACATAATAGTGAATATTAAATATAGTGTTGCTGTGAGAAATTCCCTATTTCAAGCCTATTTTCAAACAACTTTATCATTTTCAACAATATTATCACTCAAGCAAATTCAGTAAATAATTCTCAGTTTGTAAATAcaatactattttttctttggcctttctctttcttccttgcctacactttaaaattgtaattttgtttttcaaaagcaaaaagccaaacccagacaaacaaaaacccatGGCATCCAACAGGTGCAGGTATAAAATGAGGAAGGTATCTAACAGTTCCGAAACACCTAAGCCTGGCTGTGAGTGAATCTGCCAAACCCCTGACACACAGAGGCGTATGAACAGATTTCAGTTATGTACCGCTGCCTTTGGTATTTGTGCACAGGACACATGTCATAGAAAATACttgccataaaaaagatgaatttagGTTACTATTTTAGTAGGattcttggaaaatattttgaaacatataTACAGAGGTCACCTCTCACTGGATCCTTGGATCTCTAATCTCAGCATGTAATGTAATCTTTCTGCACCATCTGGTGTCTTAATTAGAGgccaggaaaagaaaagacttaTTTATGTAAGCAGGATTGTATTTATGacctaagaaatatttgttgtatgtgtttgtttgttgcaatttatcattttaaagattttactgCCTAATAAAAACTACTGTGATTAAGTATTTTGTTGCATATGttaaagtgagagagagagagacagacactcACAGAGCCCAGTTGATACCCAAGCACACTTGCAAGAATCTCTGAGGTATGATATAGGCTAGGCGTGAACAAGTGAAATACCTTTACAAAGTGAATATCTCAGTTTCTCTGCCATGTTGAAAATCATAGCAGTGTGAAAGTGTTTACAGCTCTGCATTCAGCAGTTGGGTACCGGTGACATCAGCTATGGAACAGACTGAAAATTTTCTCTGAATTGTTGGCACTGTGTAGATATAGATTTGGACTCTTTCTTTCCCATTATTTTCCCTGTGGCTAGATGCCTAGGTTTCACACCCACTTAGACAGAAATGATTCTATGCCGCCTACATTTTGTGCAGTGAAGACTGTTGAGGACTTAGAATGTGTAGGAAACCATGTGATAGTGTCACTCTGGTGTTAGTAAAAcgcttttttccctttctttctacaGATAGCTGCCGCTCTGTGGTGGTACTTTATTTCTAAAGGCATTGAGTATTTGGACACAGTGTTTTTTatcctgaggaagaagaacaaccAAGTCTCCTTCCTTCACGTATATCATCACTGTACAATGTTTACATTGTGGTGGATTGGAATTAAGTGGGTCGCAGGGGGACAGGGTAAGCATTTTCAGGAACGTATCCCCAGGTAGTaaattatgtaaatatgtaaGATGGAAAGTAGTGAGAATTTGACTTGGTctataatttaatttactttcatGGTTAATTATTTCTGTGTTAATTTCACTTTAAAGAAACTTGAAGAAAGTAGAGCTTTCGCTTTTTATCTGTGACGACTTTCACGCCTAAAGATTTGCCCCAGAGATAAGCATAAACGAATCCCAAACATAGCAAGTTATATTTTGATAGGGAGCAGTTCTCGTGGTTCTGATCCGGAGGATACCAAGATGCAGCTTCTCAATCTGAAGGCTTTGTCTCCTGTCCAAGCCCAAAGCCCACTCCTGCTCTCAGATAGGCCCAAGTGCACCTGTTGGTTCTTACTCAAAGGAAATTGTGTGTAGCCTTCTCAGTGTTGAAGAGAATCTGAATTCACAGTTTGGCCAAGATCTGCCTCCAGCTTTTCAGATGCCTGTACATTGGAGATGATTCACATCACTGAGCTGTAAACAGACCATTCCTCTGATGGGGACCCAGGGTACAAGTCAGTATATATAATAGTACAGTTCACCTTGCTACCTTCCATTGAAAACTATTTAGAAAACTAAGAAATAAGTACTATTTTGTTGTAGCTGTGTATATCAGCACATGTAAAGGCAATAATGAAACATTTACAAATCTGCTTAAACAATTATATGTACcatgacttttttcccccaagagtAATAGAGTGCAAAGTAATACCGGCAATAGTTCTGTATTGGGGCCTACTTAAGCCACTGGAGTACCCTCATTTGAAAACTTGCCACTTTGAAAGTCCTTTGCATTTAAAGGATACCCCTTTTTATTTATATGGTAAAAGCCTGAgtctaaactttaaaaatacttggcATGATCTGAAGAGAAGGCTTTTCCATTAGAACTATTTTACAACTTTTATTCCTCATCTGTACTCAAGATTAAATGTTGGAAAATAAGgtagattcatttattttatgtccAAATGGTTTATCACCTAATACAGGTTTCTGTATCTTGTAATTACCTCTGTTTTTCTAAAGCATTTTTCGGAGCCCAGCTGAATTCCTTCATCCATGTGATTATGTACTCATACTACGGGTTAACTGCCTTTGGCCCATGGATTCAGAAGTATCTTTGGTGGAAACAATACCTGACCATGCTGCAGCTGGTGAGTTAAATGCTTCTAAAGTTTTTTCTGGTGAAACGCTGAGAATGTTTGAATCTAATTAATTGTAAAGTGCTGAGTCATTTTCGGCAATTTTCTGTTACCAAGTCAACTTTCTCTGTGCTCCAGCTATAGGAGTTGAGACTGTTTGGTTCTGAGCTACCTGTTCATAGACCTAGTGGTCATGGCCACTCgttttttaaatgtccttaaaAGACCAGACTCAGCTCTTGTCTAAGAGAAATATCCTTTAAACATATCTGTGAAATGGATGAGTAAAGACCTAAGCACACCACAAAGTACACAGACTCATTTATGATTAGAAAAATAATCTAACTTCTTTCttaggcttttattttttccacttgaAATGTTACTACTGCCTCTCTTCATCTTGCCCTTACATAAATTTTCTGTTGTCTATTCCATTTTTCCATCCTTGTGAACAGATCCCATACGTTTAGAATATGAAAGTTGTAGGAAAGGCACAGAGCCAAGGAAAGAGTGGGGTAAAGGAAGGGgcgaagggggacttccctggcggtccagcagttaaggcttcacgcttccactacaggggacgtgagttccatccctggttggggaactaagatcctgcatgcctcgtggcacggccaaaaaaattaaaaattaattaaattaaatttaagaaaaggaagggaCCAAGGACCAGAGAACTCTTAATTCCCCGACACACAGTCCTTAGAGAGCAGAGCTCGGTATTCTCAAATGCTAGTCTTCAGAGCAGGCAGTTCTCAGCACCTACCCCCAGTAGGACTTCTTGTAGCATCTGGGTGCGTCAGTGCAACCTTCCAAGCTAAGCACTAGCCCAGTAACCAAACTGGAAATCCAAAACCAACCTGGTAGCTATCCTTAAGCCTTGGAATTTATTATAATTTGCCTTAATCATAGCGTGTACACAGTTTTATCAGTGGAATCACATTTGGAAACATTATTCATCTCTGCTTTAAGTTTCTAAACAAAAGGCTAACCAAACAGGAAGCACAACCTTTGGGAAATGCTGGGTGTGCAGGATTCATCTGTAAGTAAAATGCTGCAGGAAGCTTCCTCCAGTTTTTGTGTAAGCCGTTTATATAGTTTGTGTAATTCGTTTCTCTCAGTAATTAGTAGATGGTCCCAAGAAAATGAGGAGGTGACAAAACTCATGTGAACTCTCCATCTCTGCTTTGCTGGAGCCCACACCTGACTGTCCTTTAGCGATGCCACCCCTCACACTCACCCTTCTTCCGTGATGCACGTCCTAAAAACCATTGTGAAATCAAAAGTTCTTAAAGTCTGGATTTTGCCATGGAAAACTCTTAAAGTTTTTCAGTCTGATAGAAATTTGGGGCTTACATgggataaattttaaaactaatatttaaTATAGTAATTAATATTGATAATGCTGTCCTTTAAAGAGAAACCACAATTGCCCTTTCCAAACAGGATGTTAATTTCGTGAAGGGTAGTGTATTTCCAAGCGAGCAGTTCTCACAACAGTTAATcgtgtatgttaatcttgtaaaAAGCTAACCCTTGTTAGTACCATGGAATTCATAATTCTTATGTTGAGAACCATTCACTCTTGTTACACTTATTCTCAAATATCTACAAAATTTTACCAAAAAATCTTAGTCTTTAAAGGCTTGTGTCCCTTCAAATGCATATTTACCTGTCTGCTATGCTGTAAGAAACAAGTAATGAACCATTTTGTTAAGCTCATTTTTAGAAGTGTATGTACCGGCTTGCTGACAACTTTGTGGAAAGAAATCAGTCTAAAATATGGGAGGAAAACAAAAGTTGAAGAGCCGATAGTACCATTACTTTACTCTCTTAGGCCATTGATACTCCCTCTCATTAGGTAAAATTATTCAACATTATCCAAAAAATAATTCCTTGAGCCCAGACACCAGGCCAAGGGCTCCGGAATCATGGAGACCAACGCAGAGCCCCGCCCTCGGTTGTACACGAGTGGAGAGGTGGACAGTCCAGAAGTGAGCAGATGCAAAAGACATAATTCCTATGAAACgaaaaaacccacacaaaacaaaacccttcgGTTAAAGGGATGGAGGTACCCTCTGGGTGGAGGTGCCTGGGTCTTAGCAGGAAGCCCTAGCTGAGGACACGTCCTTTGAGCAGCAGCCTGAGCGAGGGGGAACCAGAGAACTCTTAAGCCTTGGACCGTGGGGCGACAGCGTGGGCCTGTCTTAGCTGCACGGAAGACGCTGAGGTCGCGACGAGCTGCTTGCTGCCCACGGTAAACGTACCCGcgctgttttgtttttcaggttCAGTTCCACGTGACCATTGGGCACACAGCGCTGTCCCTTTACACCGATTGCCCCTTCCCCAAATGGATGCACTGGGCTCTCATTGCCTATGCAGTCAGCTTCATATGTCTCTTCCTTAACTTCTACGTTCGGACGTACCAAGAGCCTAAGAAAGCAAAAACTGGGAAAACAGCTGCGAACGGTATTTCAGCAAACGGTGTGAACAAATCAGAAAACCACCTAGtggtagaaaatggaaaaaagcagaaaaatcgaAAAGCAAAAGGAGAGTAAAGTGAACTGGGCCTTACCTGGTGTCGACAGCAAGGAAGCTCTCTCTTCATAAAAGATTTCAGGGAAACCAGAAGTAAATGAGGGTTTGGGGatggggagaaaaagacaaacgCGCTCTATGTATTAGTAACCTTTAGATTGAGTAAAGTGTTAAATACAACACCCAGATGTTTTATTtatgaagtttttattttaaacacttttttttaattagcctTGATGTTGTCAGACCAAAGCAATCATCACGTGACTTTGGAGGCCCCTCCCCCCGTTCATATTCGTGTGTACATTGTATGAGAGTTTTCATGTCTCTTCATTCTTCAGACTGATAATCACAAAAACATggtctttatgcatttttttttttttttggctaaattGCTCCTTACCTACTGATGAAAATCAGTTACCTTCCATCTTCTGGTCCCAAACTGGAAATGCAGATACTTTAAAACGTGCAcatttgaattcattttgctGACTGGAGTGGTCAAATCTCTCCACCTCTAGTCTGAAGATACCCTTTTGGttggaattaaatttttaaaatctgatgatCTCTGTAGACTCTTAGAGGCTTGATGTTGATGGTGTTGGTGAAAATAAGAATTACAGTAAACTCCTGCCCGGCGAGTCAAAGGTCACCGTGACCTGCAGCACAAATCACTGTGGGAAACAatttttgtgatgaaaaggcagcCTTTCAATACTCCTGTTACTACcagatatatattataaaaattaagattGTCTGGAACATGAAACAACTCATGTCTCTATTAGTAACATCATAAAGTACTTATATTTATGTGCTGTTAGAAGAGGGTATGTTGATTTTTATCAGGCTTTCCTTGTTTTGATTTGTGGCTGTTACTGATTTTTCATATGTGGAAATATACCTACCTCTTCTGttggaaagaacattttaaattaaataaattttaattaaaaaaatcaaggagTCCTCTAATGTAGATTTTAATATTAACTTTCAAATTCACTAACactgttttgtggttttttttacaAGTAGTGTCCAGCAAGCTTTTCTGTGGAACTATCCTTCTCTTTTAACGTGTTTAATTTTGGAGTGATATTTTTCTTGTGACGAAGTTGCAAGATCTTATTTGTAACTAGATATGAAGTGTAAACCCATTTTGGTGCAATATTCTTGACTCCTTGGTGCTAAAGATCATTAAATTCAGTGCTTGATTGTTACAAAGTGTTAATTGCTAAGACATAAAATGAACACAAAAGGGAGAGTAGCcagaatcagaaaattaaatttgctatttacaaatgaagtgtttcatgtaatataaaaaaacaactggaaattCACTAGGAAAGAACTTGCACTGTGTCTCATTACATAGGTTAAATTGCTAGTGGGTATTGCACAGGGATCATTAGAGAaaatgtgaccaaaaaaaaaaaaaaaaaaaaggcatgaataTTTCTAAGTATAAGTATCTTTAACATGTCAAAACTGCATGTGCAGGATGTAATGCTGTTTGTGCAGAGTATTTCAGAATATCTTGTAagctagaaaatatttattgtgcattaAAATTACACACTTCTTTCCCCCAAGGCATGCAGACATGAGaattacagaaaatttgcaaCGCATATAATAGTTTGGTCTAAGAGGACTCAACACTTTTGTTTTTGCTGCTCAGTGTGTAATGACTAGAGATTTGTAAATCTTTGTGAACATTCTGTACTGGTTCCCCAGAGCTATTCATTCCCTGCTACCTGATTTCAGCACAATAAATATACTACTGCTGTgggaaaaatgattttatttttttttggttaatcaGTTTATTATAATGTAAATTACCTGCTAGATATTTATTTGATTCAGTTGTTAATATTCTAAATTCTTCCCTGCTGCCAGTTTCtaatgaagaaaagaaactagAACTTGGGTATCAACAATTTCTGGtaaaaagcttatttttttatggtagcatatttttactttaaaacttaGTTGTCTTTGGAAGAACTTTGTGATCCAGACATAAAACATATcattttcttctgaattctttACATTTGTCACTTCAAATgtaagcttttttctttttaaactttttattttatatcggagtagagttgattaacaatgtgttagtttcaggtgtacagcacagtgattcagtgatacatatacatgtatctattctttttcaaattcttttcccatttaggttgttacataatattgagcagagttccctgtgctgtacagtaggtctttgttggttgtccattttaaatatagcagtgtgtacatgttaacatttttaatgctGTGCTTTTTTTTGTTCCAAAACTAAGTTGGGGAGCCCTCCTGTTCTGATATTTAAACCCTTCGATCCTTACTATACTTCAAGTTTCTTTACCAAAGATGATTTTAAGATGTGATAAATGTAGCCTTTTCTGGTAGCCTTCATAATTTCTCCATCACCCCACTAAATATGCATGCCTCATAAGTAAAAATCAGTGAAGGAGGATTGCATCCTCTTTTTGGTAAAACCTTGTCACTAACTAAAGAAACGTTTTCTTATCGTAGAAAATAGGGAATTTATGAAATATTCACATTGACTAGAAATAGCTGAGGCATGTTAGCAGTGCGTTTTCCAGTAGAATCGACAACTGTGGCTCtgcctttttcccttttctgtgttACTCTTGGCTCCGTTCTGCTGGTGGATGTTGCCTGGTGACTAGTTTCAGTTTTAGCATTATTAATTTAGtcattctcttcttctctctttccacaCACACTCTGAGGCATTCAAAATTTTTTCCATAGGGATTATTATATTCACATTTCAGAACATGGAATCTAGCAATGCTTTGTTACTTATCaggaatattttaatttacaggCTTGCTCCATATAGGGATACCCTGTCAATAAGAAAGAGAACCTAGAGATGGAGGTGATTTCTGCTGCTGTATCCATTTGATAATATAATTCAGGCATTATATATTGACCGTTGGGGCATCGCTTTTGAATCCCACCTTCCTAAGAATGTGACGGCACACTGAGCCGTTCGCAGTCTCTCGGCTCTTTCCTTGTTACAGCCTTAATCTCAGCCAGCCCTACCTGTAGCACTGTCCTTACTGAGAAAAAGATGACTACAGATGTACAGGACGTAAGTGGCATGCTCTGTACAGTACTCGGTGACCCAGACTTGGGATCCTGCTGGATGGTAAATAGGGTCACAGAGCTGAGGGGCACCGAGACGCTGAGCTAGCTGCATGGGCGCCCAGCATCTGAGCAGTAAACGCAAAACCTGCGTAGTGAGATTGGTCACCTGCCACTCCGCATGCAAGCAATTTTGACAGGTAACCTTGGAAAGCAAGTCCTTTACAGTGTATTTTAGAATCCATCCTTAATCTTAGGTATTTTAGACAGAGGACCGCTGAACCAGAAGAATCATTGTGAAAAGGGAGAGATGTAGGAACATTTCTCTTGTTTCAAAACACTACAAGTCACACAAGTATTTTTCAAGTCGGTTTTCCTGATATAAATGACAGAGGGAAGGCACGGTCGTGAATTGAAAggcacagctttttttttttttttttttttttaaacttttaaaaataggaggATGTAACATAACTCTACATTCCTGAAGGGGACTCAGAGGTCTGAATTAAAAGTTATAATTGATACACAGAACAAATACCAGATGAAGACTGAGGTTTTGGAATATATCACTAAAAGAGCCTTGTGACACATTAAGAGATGGTAATAGCTGTGTTTAAATGGTGATTAATTACCAGGAATTTTAGGTGGGCAAGGGATGATCTGAATTATCTCTTGGTGTTCTTTTAGACTTATAGGTCTAAGTTTTGCTGTATCCTTtgagaaattaaacatttttctacctgttaaaaaaaaaaaagcccagaactTAGGTCtccgtttttctttgtctttttcatgTTACCACATAAAGACATATTTACATGTCCACATGTGAACACATTTTCCTCCCCACCTTTATGCCTGGTCTTAAATTGAAAATTCAACtagaatttttttatattcccCATTCTCATAGGTGAGGTTTTCCCGGCGAAAGTGACGTTATAGCAATTATCTCCTTTAAGAATAAATGCATGCTGAAACAAATCACTTGATATCTCTCTACCTAATTGTAATAATCTAATGCCGCTATCAGAAGGTCATGTTGTAATTGAACATCTGCACAAAGAATATGTCCCAGTTAAAAGCCACTGTAAGACTAAAAACTCGGAAGTTTTAAATAATACAGCCATCTCTAAAAAGATAGATAGTGTCTTGAAATTATTGGATATCCCACTTTAAATACAAGACTGTGGGCTGCAAAGAGTATCTGTCAGCCCACAGGAGTGTTCCGTATCCTCTGGCAGTCTCCACGTATCCCTGAATCCCTTTTCTGCAATTTTAGAGAAGCCGGTTAGGTGGTTCCTTTCCTCagtttaagttttttttctttgaatttgccACAAGGAGAAAGGAGAGCATCCAGTTGAGAttccttctttgtcttccctgatGCATCAAGTTTAAACTGAGTTTCTCCTCCCTGTGAGGAAGCTATCCTAAGAACCAGTCTTTCAAGAATAATGATTACCAAGCTATTTGGTAATGAGAGGGTGGGTTGCTTATGAGTCTTGCACAGTATTATGTAAGTGACATCCACACCTCGCCTTTGAATATGatttgtgttctaatttcactaaTAAATCTGGGAATCAAatacaactttaaaatttttctaagcagattatacacacacacacacacacacacacacacacacatatggggagagagagagagagagagggtttaTCAACTGTTCACATACGGTtgggtttcaaatatttttcgAGTTCAGTTCTCATagtgaaaatttaataaaaatgttacatgGTCACATCAAAGCTATATTTATTCAGCAACATTTACATGTTTTCATTGGGCTTGAATTATTACTGCCAGCCCTCGTAAAAGTGGTATCTGGTCTTTTTTGCCAGAAAAAAAGAGTATGGTAGCTTGTGAGGCAAAAGTGCAGCCAGATGACTTGGGGGAACAAATTTCTAACTTAGAGGTGAGATTTGGAGTTTACATCCTAGAGTCTTCCCTACATATTAACTACTTCAGAAATCCAGCCCCATCTTTAGGTTAGTGTGCTAGATGTTTACTGGCTCTATGAATCCATTCCTAACCCTTTGAAatgttcttcctctttccctctcctggtGTTACAGTCTGGAGGACTAAAAATTACATCTCTCAGACTCACGAATATAGGTTTTGTCAATGTGAGGCACTCATGAAATTTTTGGAAGGCAGAATTTGGAGGTGGATGCCATCCTTCTGTAATAATGCAATCATATAAATAGACCCCTTACAGAGATAAATAAGTGTTGGCAACAGCTGAACTACGTGTTCTACTATCTTGGCACCAATTGTGTGAAGGCAGGAAGTGGTAATGGTGATAGCAATCATGGCAGATGTGGTCATATGAATTTGAAGTCAGAGACTTAGGGAGTGGCCTCCTGACTTTTATTCCTCCAAGTTACCAGTAATCATGTAAGCTTCTAATCCTTTGAATTAAAGCTCTTTCTGCTTGAAATACCTTGAGTGGTATCTGTTTCATGCAGTGAACCTTACCTAATTAAGTATTCAGCACCAAAATGTAATCAGGAAATGGACTGCCTAAGGTAA
Protein-coding regions in this window:
- the ELOVL4 gene encoding elongation of very long chain fatty acids protein 4, with translation MLYALILYSDVCQLFLNKTGKKPKEKDKRVENWPLMQSPLPTLCISTLYLLFVWLGPKWMKDREPFQMRLALIIYNFGMVLLNLFIFRELLMGSYNAGYSYICQSVDYSDNVHEVRIAAALWWYFISKGIEYLDTVFFILRKKNNQVSFLHVYHHCTMFTLWWIGIKWVAGGQAFFGAQLNSFIHVIMYSYYGLTAFGPWIQKYLWWKQYLTMLQLVQFHVTIGHTALSLYTDCPFPKWMHWALIAYAVSFICLFLNFYVRTYQEPKKAKTGKTAANGISANGVNKSENHLVVENGKKQKNRKAKGE